ACCAGAGCCGCTCCTGTGCGAAGGAGAGCGGAGCGCCGTCGCGATGGGCGCGGGGGACGATGCCCGACGAGCGGATCCGCCCCCTGAGCCTGGCCTCGATGAACGCGCGCTTGGCGGCGGAAAGCTCCGGGCGCGGAAGCTCGACCGTCTGTTCCGAGGCCATCTCAGGCTCCTGCAACGGGGTGGGACTCGGCCAGCCGCTCGGCCTCGAATTCGGTCATGGTCGCTGCCTCTTCATAGATCCTCCGTTCGATCTCTCCCGCCATGGCTTCCAGCGTCGGCATCGAGAACACGGTGCGGATCGAGATTTCCAGGTCGAACGTGGCCTGGACCCTGGCGAGCAGACGCATGATCAGCAGCGAGTGCCCGCCCAGGTCGAAGAAGTTGTCGTGCACGCCCACCCGCTCCCGGCGCAGCACCTCCGCCCAGATCTCCGCCAGCACCTCCTCCGCGGGGGTGCGCGGCGCCACGTACTTCTCCTCCGCCGACGCGTACTCCGGCACCGGAAGCGCCCGGCGCGCCACCTTTCCGCTGGGCGTCAGCGGCAGCGCCTCCAGCACGACGACCGCCGACGGCACCATGTACTCCGGGAGGCGCCCCTTCAGGTGCGCCCTCAGCTCGGCGGGGGTGACCACCGCCGACTCGCCCGCCACCACGTACGCCACCAGCCGCCGGTCACCCGGTGCGTCCTCCCGTACCACCACCACCGCCTCGCGCACCTCCGGGTGGTCCGACAGGACGGCCTCGACCTCCCCCGGCTCGATCCGGAAGCCCCGGACCTTCACCTGCTCGTCGGTGCGGCCCAGGTACTCCACCTCGCCGCTCGAAAGCCACCGTGCCCGGTCGCCGGTGCGGTACAGCCGGCCCCCCGGTGCGCCGAACGGGTCGGGGACGAATCGTTCGCCGGTGAGACCCGGCCGCTCCAGGTAGCCGCGCGCAACCGCGTCTCCTCCCAGCAGCAGCTCACCGGGCACTCCGATCGGCGCCGGCTCCAGGTGCTGGCTCAGCACGTAGAGCCGGGTGTTCGCGACCGGCGCGCCGATGCTCGGCAGCAGCGGCCAGCCCGCGGGCTCACCCTCGAGCACGCGCGCGCTGACCACGTGCGTCTCGGAGGGGCCATACTGGTTCACGAGCGCGCAGCCGGGCATCCGGGCGAACCAGCGCCGGATCGGCTCGGTGATGCGGAGCTGCTCGCCCGCGGTGATCACCTCGCCGAGCGAGGCGGGGGCGATCCCCAGCTCCACGGAGGCTTCGGCCAGGTGCTGCAGGGCGACGAAGGGAAGGAAGAGGCGCTCGACCCGCTCCGCTTCCAGGAGGCGCGCCAGTCGCGGCGGGTCGGCGCGGACCTCCTCGGTGGTCAGCACCAGGGTGCCGCCCGCGCACCAGGTGGCGAAGATCTCCTGGAAGGAGACGTCGAAGCTGATGCTGGTGAACTGCAGCGTCACCGCTCCCGCGGGCGCGCGCCCCGAGCGCTCCTGCCAGGCGAGCAGGTTGGCCAGCGGCCGGTGCGGCATCGCCACGCCCTTCGGCCGCCCGGTGCTTCCCGACGTGTAGATGACGTACGCCAGGTTGTCGGGGCCGACCGGCACCCGCAGCCGCTCGCCGCTCTCGCGCCCGATCTCCTCCGCGTCCGCGTCCAGCCGCACCACCGTGGCCTCGCCGGCCGGGAGCCGCTCCGCCAGGCTCGCCTGGGTCAGCAGCACCCGCGCGGCCGAGTCCTCCAGCATGTACGCCAGGCGCTCCCCGGGGTAAGCCGGGTCCAGCGGCACGTAGGCTCCCCCGGCCTTGAGGATTCCCAGCACCGCCGTCATCAGCTCGGGGCCCCGCTCCAGGCACAGCCCCACGCGTGCGTCGGGGCCCACGCCCAGCCCGCGGAGGTGGCGTGCCAGCCGGTTGGCGCGCTCTTCCAGCTCGCGGTAGGTGAGGCTCCCGCCGGCGTGGCGCAGCGCCACCGCGTCCGGCGTGCGCTCCGCCTGCGCCTCGAACAGCACGTGGACGCAGCGCTCCCGCGGGTACGCGGCGTCCGTGGCGTTCCACTCCGCCACCACCTGCCGCCGTTCCGCATCCTCCAGCAGCGCCAGCTTCGAAAGGCGCACGTCCGCATCCGCGGCGACCTCCTCCAGGACACGCTGCAGGTGCCCCAGCATCCGCCGGATCGTGCCGCGGTCGAACAGGTCGGTGTTGTATTCCAGTGACGCGGTGAGGCCTCCCGCCTGGCGTGCCGTGAACAGCGTCAGGTCGAACTTGCTCGTCCCGCCGATCCCCGCATCCAGGCCCCGCAGCTCGAGGTTCCCCGCGGTGCTTCCGGAGCGTTCCGCCTCCTGGAGCACGAACATCACCTGGAAGAGCGGCGAGTAGCTCAGGGACCTCTCCGGCTGGAGCTCGGTGACCAGGCGCTCGAACGGGATCTCCTGGTGCTCGAAGGCGCCCAGCGTCATCTCCCGCACCCGCCGCAGCACCTTGCGGAAGCTCGGGTCTCCCGACAGGTCGGTACGCAGCACGAGCGTGTTGAGGAACAGGCCGATCAGCTCCTCCACCTCCCGCCGCGTCCGTCCGGCGATCGGGCTTCCCACCACCACGTCCTCGCTCCCGCCGTACCTGCCCAGCAGCACCTGGAAAGCGGCCAGCAGCGTCATGAACAGCGTCGCGCCTTCGCTGCGCCCCAGCGCCTCCAGGCGCGGCAGCAGCTCGCCGGAGAGCGTGATCCCCTCGCGTGCCCCGCGGTACGTCTGCACCGCGGGGCGAGGACGGTCCGTGGGCAGCTCCAGCAGCTCCGGTGCTCCGGCCAGGCGCTCCTTCCAGTACGCGAGATGTCGGTCCAGCACCTCGCCCCGCAGCTGCTCGCGCTGCCACACCGCGTAGTCGGCGTACTGCACCGCCGGCTCGGCGAGCGGCGACTCGCCGTCCTGGCGGTATGCCGCGTACAGCATCGACAGCTCCCGGCGGAGCACCTCCATGCTCCACTGATCGACCAGGATGTGGTGCATGCACAGCAGCAGCACGTGATCCTCGGCACCCAGCCGCAGGAGCGCCGCACGGAAGAGCGGCCCCGCCGAGAGGTCGAAGGGCCGCGCCGCCTCCTCCGTGGCGCGCCGCCTGGCCGCCGCCTCGCGATCCGCCTCTCCCAGCGCCGACAGGTCCTCCACCGGCAGGGCGAACCCGCCGAAGGGCGCGATCACCTGCACCGGCGAGCCGTCCACCTCCGAGAAGGTGGTCCGCAACGGCTCGTGACGCCGGACGATCTCACCCAGCGCGCGCTCCAGCGCCGCCTCGTCCAGGGCTCCGCCCAGGCGCCACGCCGCGGGGACGTTGTAGGTGGCGCTCTCCGGCTCCAGCCGGTCGATGAACCAGAGCCGCTCCTGCGCGAAGGAGAGCGGCAGCGTCCCGGTACGCTCGGTCGGCACCACCGGCGGCAGCACCGGCAGCTCCGCGCAGCGGATCTCCTCCACGGCCTTCGCCAGCTCCGCCACCGTGGGCCCTTCGAAGAGCGCCCGCAGCGGCAGTTCCACGCCGAACACCGCGCTCACCCGCGACACCACCCGGGTAGCCAGCAGCGAGTGTCCGCCCAGGTCGAAGAAGCTTTCCTCCACCCCCACGCGCTCCAGCCGCAGCACCTCCGCCCAGATCCCCGCCAGCACTTCCTCCACGGGGGTGCGTGGCGCCACGTACCGGTCCGCGTCGGCCGCGTACTCCGGCGCCGGCAGCGCCTTGCGGTCCAGCTTCCCGTTCGGCGTCAGCGGCAGCGCCTCCAGCACCACGAACGCCGCCGGCACCATGTACTCCGGCAGCCGCTCGCCCAGGTGACTCCGCAGCGCCTGCGGCTCCACGCCGCCGACCACGTACGCCACCAGCCGCCGGTCGCCCGGCACGTCCTCGCGCGCCACGACCACGCAGTCGGTCACGTCGGCGTGGCCCCGCAGCACGGTCTCGATCTCCCCCGGCTCGATGCGGAAGCCGCGGATCTTCACCTGCCCGTCCAGGCGCCCCAGGTACTCCAGCGTCCCGTCCGCCCGCCAGCGTGCCCGGTCGCCCGTGCGGTACAGCCGCGCGCCGCCTTCCACCGAGAACGGATCGGGGACGAACCGCTCCGCGGTCATCGCGGCACGTCCCAGGTAGCCGCGCGCCACCCCCGCCCCGCCGATCAGGAGCTCGCCCGGCACGCCCGCCGGCTGCGGGCTACTGAACCCGTCGCAGACGTACAGGCGCACGTTCCCCAGCGGACGGCCGATCGGGTGTCCCGCCACGATCCCGTCCACCGGCACCGGGTGCGTGGAGGCCAGGATGGTGCCCTCGGTGGGGCCGTAGAGGACGTGCGTCTCCGCCCCGGGGAGCGTCTCCCGCATCTCTACCAGCAGGTCGGCCGCGACCTGGTCGCCGCCCACGAAGGCGCGCCGCAGCCGGGCGAGCCGGGGCGCCTCGCGCTCCGCCTGCACCAGCTGCCGCATCAGCGCGGGGACGGCGTGCACCAGCGTGGCGTCCGCGATCTCCTCCAGCAGCGCGGGCGCGTCCAGCACCCGCTCGCGCTCCACCAGGCGCACCGCGCCCCCCGAGATCAGCGGCAGCAGCGCCTCGAAGAGCCAGATGTCGAAGGCGTACGAAGCCATCGCCGGCATCACGTCGCCCTCGCCGATGCCGAACGCCTCGCGCGTGGCGGCGAGCAGATTGGCCAGCGAGCCGTGCTGCACCAGCACCCCCTTGGGGCGGCCCGTGCTCCCGGAGGTGTAGATGACGTACGCCAGGTGGTTGGGCCGTGCGCCGCGCTCCGGGTTCCCCGCGGACTCCGACGCGATCCGCGCCTCGTCCCCGTCCACGCTCACGACCGCGACGCCGTCGCCGGCGGAGAGCGCCGCACGCAGCGACTCCTGCGTCACCAGCACGGGCACGGCCGCGTCGGCCAGCATGAACGCAAGCCGCTCCGCGGGATAGGCGGGGTCCAGCGGGACATACGCACCGCCGGCCTTCAGCACGGCCAGCACGGAGACGACCATCTCCGGCCCCCGCTCCAGGCAGATCGCGACCCGCGTCTCCGGCCCGACGCCGAGGCCGGCGAGGGAGTGCGCCAGCCGGTTGGCACGCTCGTTCAGTTCGCCGTAGGTGAGCGATTCCTCCGCGAACCGCACGGCCACCGCCCCCGGCGTGCGCGCCGCCTGCGCCTCGAACAGCTCGTGGATGCACCGGTCCGCCGGATACCCGGCCGCCGTCCGGTTCCAGGCATCCACCACCAGGCCGCGCTCTGCCGCCGAGAGCAGGTCCAGCCGCGAGAGCCGCACGTCCGCGTCGGCGGCGACCTGCTCCAGCACCCGCGCCAGGTGGCCGAGCATCCGCTCGACCGTGCCGCGCTCGAAGAGGTCGGTGCTGTAGTTCAGTCCGCCGCGCAGGCCCTGGGGGGTCGCCATGAGCGTCAGGGAGAGATCGAACTTGGCGATCTCCATGGACGTACCGAGGCCGCCGACCTTCAGGCCCGGAAGCGCGCCTCCTCCGCCCCCGGCGTCCTGGAGCGCGAACGACACCTGGAAAAGCGGGGAGTGGCTCAGGGAGCGCTCCGGCTGCAGCTCGGCCACCAGCTTCTCGAAGGGCGCCTCCTGGTGCGCGTACGCGCCCAGCGTCACTTCCCGCACCCGCCGCAGGGTCTCGCGGAAGGAGGGGTCGCCCGAGAGGTCGGTCCGCAGCACCAGCGTGTTGACGAAGAAGCCGATCAGCTCCTCCACCTCGCCGCGCGTGCGCCCGGCGATGGGGCTGCCCACCACCACGTCGTCGCCGCCGGCGTACCTGCCCAGCAGTACCTGGAAGGCGCCCAGCAGCGTCATGTACAGCGTCGCGCCCTCGCTCCGCCCCAGCGCCTGCAACCGCTCCAGCAGCTCCGGGGAGAGCTCCACCGGGACCGTCGCGCCCCGGAACGTCTGCACCGCCGGGCGGGGATGGTCGGTGGGCAGCTCCAGCAGCTCCGGCGCGCCCGCCAGCCGCTCCCGCCAGTAGGAGAGCTGCCGATCCAGGGCCTCGCCCTCCAGCTGCTCGCGCTGCCACACCGCGTAGTCGGCGTACTGCACCGCCAAGTCCGGCAGCGGCGACTCACGCCCCTCGCGGTACGCCGCGTACAGCGCCGGCAGTTCCCGGAAGAGCACCCCCATGCTCCACCCGTCGCTGACGATGTGGTGCATCGAGAGCAGCAGCACGTGGTCTTCCTTGCCCAGCCGCAGCAGCGCCGCACGGAAGAGCGGTCCCGCGGCGAGGTCGAAGGGCCACGTCGCCTCCTCCCCGGCGCGCCGCCTGACCGCCGCCTCGCGATCCGCCTCGCCCAGCCCCGACAGGTCCTCCACCGGCAGGGCGAAGCCGTCGAAGGGCGCGATCACCTGCACCGGCGAGCCGTCCACCTCGGCGAAGGTGGTCCGCAGCGACTCGTGACGGCGGACGATCTCGCCCAGGCTCCGCTCCAGCGCCGCCTCGTCCAGCGCACCCCCCAGGCGCCATGCCCCGGGGAGGTTGTAGGCGGTGCTCCCCGGCTCCAACTGGTCGATGAACCAGAGCCGCTCCTGCGCGAACGACAGCGGCAGCGGCGAGCCGTCGCGCGGCACCGGCACCAGCGGCGGGGCTCCAGCGCCGCCGGGCATCTCCGCCACGAGCGCCTCCACGCGGCGCGCCAGCTCGGCCAGCGTCGGCGCCTCGAACACCGCCCGCAGCGGCAGCTCGGTCTGGAACGCCTCCCGCACCCGAGAGACGAGCTGTGTGGCGAGCAGGGAGTGGCCGCCCAGGTCGAAGAAGTGGTCCTCCGCCCCCACCCGCTCCACCCCCAGCACCTCTGCCCAGATCCCCGCCATCCGCTCCTCGGCCGGCGTGCGCGGCGCCACGTACGCCTCCCCGCGCGAGCCGGGCGTGTCGGGCGCGGGGAGCGCAGCGCGGTCGACCTTGCCGTTGGCGGTGACGGGGAATGCCTCCAGCACCACGAAGGCGCCCGGCACCATGTACTCCGGCAGCCGCGCGCGCGCGGCCTCGCGGATCGCGGGTACGAGCGCGCGCATGCGGCGGCCCCACTGCGGGTCGTTCGCATAGCTCTCCCACGGCCGCTCTGCATCCACCGCCACGGGGAAGCGCGCGACATCGGCGGCCGGATGGAAGAGCACGTCCAGCGTGCCGGACTCGCCGGGGCGCACCTCGATGCCCCGCGCCAGCTCGCCGGCCAGCGCGAACAGCGCCTCGGGGGCGATCCCGCCCGCCTCCCCGGCCGCGAGCGCGCGCACGGCCGCCGCGTCGGCCGCTTCACCGCCGGCCGATACCAGCTCGTACGCGCGGACGTGCTCGCGGACCCGCGCATCCGGAACGCCACGGACGAGCAGCGCCGACGCGCTCCCCTCCGCCAGCGCCCGCAGGCCGGCCGCGTCCTCCCCGCTCCACTCCCGGACCACGGGTACCGTGGCGGCGGCGGCCACGTCCAGGTGCAGCACGACGTCGTAGCGGAAGCGTGAGACCTCGTTGTCGTACTCACCCCGCTTCACCTGCACTTCCACCCGCCCCAGCCGCGGCAGCCGCGTCCGGAGCGCCTCGAAGAGCGCCGGATCGAGCAGCAGCTCCTGCTCCTCCACGATCCCGCGCCGCACCCGGTCCAGCAGGCGCCCGGCGGGGAGGTCGTCGGGTGCGCGTGCAAGCTCCACCGAGGCGTGGAAGGCACCCGCCAGCGGCAGGCTGCGTACGTCCCCCACGAAGATCCGCCCGCCCGGCCGCAGCGCCGCCGCAGCGCCTTCGAGGACGCGCAGCAGGTAGTCCAGGTCCGGGAAGTACTGGGCGACGGAGTTGAGGACGACGGTGTCGAACTCCGCTCCGGCGAACTCCGCCAGCTCGTCCGCCTCACCCTCCGAAAGCGTTACCTGCGGCGGCACCGCGGCATGCCGGCGCACGTGCTCCAGCGCCACGCCCGAGAAGTCGGTCCCGTGGTAGGCCCGCGTGTGCGGCGCCACGCGGAACAGCAGCAGCCCCGTCCCGCACCCGATCTCCAGCACCCGCTCCGGACGCAGCGCCAGGATCCGCTCCGCCGTGTGCTCCACCCACGCGCGCATCTCCTCGCGCGGGATCGGCTCGCCCGTGTAGCTGCTGTTCCACCCCTTCAGCTGCAGGGTCGGATCTTCTTCCCCCTCGTCCTGCGCGTAGGTGTCGTCGAACAGCGTTTCCCACTCGGACACCTGCTCCCTGCCGCCGCCGGCGGTCTCGACACCCTCCGCGTCCGGGACGACATAGGCGACCAGGCGCCTGTCTCCGGGAGCGTCCTCCCTCGCCAGCACGACGGCCTCACGGAC
This genomic window from Longimicrobium sp. contains:
- a CDS encoding amino acid adenylation domain-containing protein; translated protein: MRETALGAYAHQELPFERLVEEVAPERGLSHTPLFQVMFQLQNVDAGGGAAMAGVRLELFGGEVQAVRFDLELDLLEVGEELFGSLRFRTDLFDAATMERFAAQYGAALVAACASPEERLSRLAILPDEEARTLLAYGSGPARDGTGDAPVHLLFAEQAARTPNAPAVLFAGEALTYAELDKRAERLARRLRSRAVPGATIAVCLERGPGAVVALLAVWKMGGVYLPLDPSHPAERLSFLLGDSGAELVVTEPALAGLLPESEAEVLLLDPSAQGELPGGELEPRGGGGPGDLAYLIYTSGSTGTPKAVMVEHAQLTHTLRASLETLGFGAGDVVAALASTAFDISLLELVTPLLAGGAVRIIPHEVARDPETLVEAAGDVSVLHAVPALMRQVVEVVRGGRTLPSLRLLLVGGDTVPPDLLEDMREVFPDVRTLVLYGPTEAAIICATYAVPAEGALAGHPLGRPLPGVRLAVRGPRGELAPVGVPGEVWISGGGVARGYLGRPELNAEKFVGTGTERAYRTGDRARWRADGVLEFLGRADEQVKVRGFRIEPGEVEAVLRGQPGVREAVVLAREDAPGDRRLVAYVVPDAEGVETAGGGREQVSEWETLFDDTYAQDEGEEDPTLQLKGWNSSYTGEPIPREEMRAWVEHTAERILALRPERVLEIGCGTGLLLFRVAPHTRAYHGTDFSGVALEHVRRHAAVPPQVTLSEGEADELAEFAGAEFDTVVLNSVAQYFPDLDYLLRVLEGAAAALRPGGRIFVGDVRSLPLAGAFHASVELARAPDDLPAGRLLDRVRRGIVEEQELLLDPALFEALRTRLPRLGRVEVQVKRGEYDNEVSRFRYDVVLHLDVAAAATVPVVREWSGEDAAGLRALAEGSASALLVRGVPDARVREHVRAYELVSAGGEAADAAAVRALAAGEAGGIAPEALFALAGELARGIEVRPGESGTLDVLFHPAADVARFPVAVDAERPWESYANDPQWGRRMRALVPAIREAARARLPEYMVPGAFVVLEAFPVTANGKVDRAALPAPDTPGSRGEAYVAPRTPAEERMAGIWAEVLGVERVGAEDHFFDLGGHSLLATQLVSRVREAFQTELPLRAVFEAPTLAELARRVEALVAEMPGGAGAPPLVPVPRDGSPLPLSFAQERLWFIDQLEPGSTAYNLPGAWRLGGALDEAALERSLGEIVRRHESLRTTFAEVDGSPVQVIAPFDGFALPVEDLSGLGEADREAAVRRRAGEEATWPFDLAAGPLFRAALLRLGKEDHVLLLSMHHIVSDGWSMGVLFRELPALYAAYREGRESPLPDLAVQYADYAVWQREQLEGEALDRQLSYWRERLAGAPELLELPTDHPRPAVQTFRGATVPVELSPELLERLQALGRSEGATLYMTLLGAFQVLLGRYAGGDDVVVGSPIAGRTRGEVEELIGFFVNTLVLRTDLSGDPSFRETLRRVREVTLGAYAHQEAPFEKLVAELQPERSLSHSPLFQVSFALQDAGGGGGALPGLKVGGLGTSMEIAKFDLSLTLMATPQGLRGGLNYSTDLFERGTVERMLGHLARVLEQVAADADVRLSRLDLLSAAERGLVVDAWNRTAAGYPADRCIHELFEAQAARTPGAVAVRFAEESLTYGELNERANRLAHSLAGLGVGPETRVAICLERGPEMVVSVLAVLKAGGAYVPLDPAYPAERLAFMLADAAVPVLVTQESLRAALSAGDGVAVVSVDGDEARIASESAGNPERGARPNHLAYVIYTSGSTGRPKGVLVQHGSLANLLAATREAFGIGEGDVMPAMASYAFDIWLFEALLPLISGGAVRLVERERVLDAPALLEEIADATLVHAVPALMRQLVQAEREAPRLARLRRAFVGGDQVAADLLVEMRETLPGAETHVLYGPTEGTILASTHPVPVDGIVAGHPIGRPLGNVRLYVCDGFSSPQPAGVPGELLIGGAGVARGYLGRAAMTAERFVPDPFSVEGGARLYRTGDRARWRADGTLEYLGRLDGQVKIRGFRIEPGEIETVLRGHADVTDCVVVAREDVPGDRRLVAYVVGGVEPQALRSHLGERLPEYMVPAAFVVLEALPLTPNGKLDRKALPAPEYAADADRYVAPRTPVEEVLAGIWAEVLRLERVGVEESFFDLGGHSLLATRVVSRVSAVFGVELPLRALFEGPTVAELAKAVEEIRCAELPVLPPVVPTERTGTLPLSFAQERLWFIDRLEPESATYNVPAAWRLGGALDEAALERALGEIVRRHEPLRTTFSEVDGSPVQVIAPFGGFALPVEDLSALGEADREAAARRRATEEAARPFDLSAGPLFRAALLRLGAEDHVLLLCMHHILVDQWSMEVLRRELSMLYAAYRQDGESPLAEPAVQYADYAVWQREQLRGEVLDRHLAYWKERLAGAPELLELPTDRPRPAVQTYRGAREGITLSGELLPRLEALGRSEGATLFMTLLAAFQVLLGRYGGSEDVVVGSPIAGRTRREVEELIGLFLNTLVLRTDLSGDPSFRKVLRRVREMTLGAFEHQEIPFERLVTELQPERSLSYSPLFQVMFVLQEAERSGSTAGNLELRGLDAGIGGTSKFDLTLFTARQAGGLTASLEYNTDLFDRGTIRRMLGHLQRVLEEVAADADVRLSKLALLEDAERRQVVAEWNATDAAYPRERCVHVLFEAQAERTPDAVALRHAGGSLTYRELEERANRLARHLRGLGVGPDARVGLCLERGPELMTAVLGILKAGGAYVPLDPAYPGERLAYMLEDSAARVLLTQASLAERLPAGEATVVRLDADAEEIGRESGERLRVPVGPDNLAYVIYTSGSTGRPKGVAMPHRPLANLLAWQERSGRAPAGAVTLQFTSISFDVSFQEIFATWCAGGTLVLTTEEVRADPPRLARLLEAERVERLFLPFVALQHLAEASVELGIAPASLGEVITAGEQLRITEPIRRWFARMPGCALVNQYGPSETHVVSARVLEGEPAGWPLLPSIGAPVANTRLYVLSQHLEPAPIGVPGELLLGGDAVARGYLERPGLTGERFVPDPFGAPGGRLYRTGDRARWLSSGEVEYLGRTDEQVKVRGFRIEPGEVEAVLSDHPEVREAVVVVREDAPGDRRLVAYVVAGESAVVTPAELRAHLKGRLPEYMVPSAVVVLEALPLTPSGKVARRALPVPEYASAEEKYVAPRTPAEEVLAEIWAEVLRRERVGVHDNFFDLGGHSLLIMRLLARVQATFDLEISIRTVFSMPTLEAMAGEIERRIYEEAATMTEFEAERLAESHPVAGA